The following nucleotide sequence is from Roseivirga sp. BDSF3-8.
TGTGCGGGCGGGATCTACAAAGGGATACTGCCGGGTAAACTCAAGCCCCCTCAGGTCAATGGGATCAGCATCCAGCGCCACGGTGTTGCCTTCGTTACGGGCCTGGTAGCGCAGCAGGGAGTTGGCGCCGTAGGAGTTCAGCACGTCCATGCCCGTTTGTATGGCGGGCACCATTTCGCGTACCAGCAGCTTTTTGCCCAGCAGGCCGAATACCGGCCCTACCTTGAGCTTAAGGCCGGCCACGTGCTTCAGGCCCAGTTGAAAGGCGACGGGCACGTTGGCGCCCTGGTAGGGCACGTCATTATTGATGAAGAGGCTTATCTGGTGGTCATAGTCCTGCTCTTCGGCGAGGAGCAAGGCATTAGCGCCCTGTATGCCGCCCATGCTCAGGCCCAGCATCACGTTGGGCTCGGTGCTGCCGGCAGCGGCTTTGTCGTCATTCACGGCCTGTATCACCTGCAGCAATATGTTCATATTGGGGCTGTAGATGTCGCTGCCGTCCACCCAGTCTACAAACACAATGTCGTAGCCGTTCTCCTCGAGAAAGTCGGAGAGGCGCTGATTAGGATAATCAATATCTATTATTCGATTTAGACCCCCATTATTTCTGTCTTCCAAAAAATCATTTACATCGTAATTCTGCGTAGGGTCATCGGGGTATATCAGGTGCCAGGGGTCGAAGCCCTCTACGACAATGAAGGGCTTGCGCAGCACGCCGTCATTATTGGCGTATACGCGCGTGACGACGGCCTCGGGCTCCAGGAAGCTGAAGACCTCCACATCGCGGGGGTTGCCGGCGTATCGGGTGGCGGGGGCGCTCTTGGCCAGGGCGGGTACCCCGCTTATCTGCACCTGGGTATAGGCCTCGCGCAGGGTGCCGTCGGCATGGCTCATGCGCAGGCGGATGTCCTTGCGGCCGTCGGTGCCGTACCAGGCAGCCACGGGGCTGTTCCAGCTTACCGTCCGGTAGCCGCTGCCGTCGCCCAGGTCTACGCTGAGGGCAGGCAGGGGCGTGCCGGTGTTAGTAAAGTAGAGGCTGTCCACAAACACAAAGGTCTGGGAGGGGCCGCGGAGTTGGTTGCGGCGGGGCACCATGGCCACGGCGTGGGCGGTGGTAAACGGATTGCCCTGCTTATGCACTACCTGCTCATTGACAATCTCCACATAGCCTCCCGGCAGGGCATCGGTGCGGAAGCGCTGGTAGGCATAGTCCATCACGGGCATGGTGACCGGGCTGCTCACGCCGTTATCGCCCAGGGTTTCAGTCACGGCTACCGCACTCTGCATGATGCGCTGGTGCACCACAGCGGGCTCTTGCAGGGTGTAGGTGCTGAACTGCATGCTGTACAGCGAGGCATAGAGCGCCTGCCAGCCGAGGTAGTCGGTGGCGGCGGTAGTGCCGGGCTGGCCCTGGTAAGGGGCGACATCGGCGAGGTTATAGCCATAGTCATAGAGCAGGTTGCTGGGCACATAGGCCGGGTCTACCTGCGCAAAGATGTGGCGCATGCGGTCATGCACGTCATCTTCTGCCTGGGCCAGGGCGCTGAGGCTAAAGCACAGTCCGGCCACCATAGCCAGCAGGCTACGCGTTACGTTTTTCATAGGAATAGTATTTATAAAAATTAAAGAAATGCAGGCTTAGACGTACTTATGTAGCATAAGTATTTCTCACGTCTGGGTATAGGGATTTTGCAAAAGATGTTGAAAAGGGTAATTCCATGCAGAATTACCAGACCAGAGGCAGATCAAACCGGCCATCGGTTACCCTGACCGTATCACATTCTTCATTGACGGCACTGTATTCGAATGTACCTGAAATAAATTCATCGAAAGGGTCAAATTCAATAACTTCTATCCACCCTTCGATATTATCCCAGGCCCGGTAGTCACAGACCATACTATCATTTCTTATATTGAATTGCATGGTAGCGCGTGAGGTATCAAATTTCATTTCTTCCCTTTCGTATGGACGGATACCTATACCAATACTTGCTTGAATATTTCGAAAATCGGCAGATACTTCAATCAAATCATTGGTACTATAATCCGCCAGAGCATCCGGATAATAACTCACAAAAGGCTCTCCGTTTACGAGGCAGCCAAAGGTGCCTTTGCCTTCGGTGGTGAGGGGGGGCAGTTGCTCTATGGGGGGGATAGGCTCGGGCTTCGGGTCATCGTCATTGCCTCCGAACAGGAAACAACTGCTTAGCATACTGCCTGCCAGGCAGATAAGGAGGTACAGGCTGGTCTTCTTTATCATAGCTTATTGGTTCTGAGGTAAATTTACTCATTTTTTTCCAATAACAGGACAACCCACCCCAGCCACCTTCTGCCACTGCCAGCCTTTTCCGCTATTATTCATAATGCTAATATTTCAATTCCCAACCCTCTGCTATACGCCACAACTCATAACTAAAAACTAACCACTCAACACTCAATAACTCTATTACTCAATCATTCTATTACTTCACTCATTCTCTCATTCAAAATTCACTCATTAAAAAAGGCACTAACCCTCCGGCAAGCACCCCGTCTCCCTATCCAACTCACCACTCAAAACTCACAATTCTATTACTCTATCATTCAATAATTCTGTTACTCGTTAATCGCGCCTCTACAGTACACACCACGACTCACAACTCATAACTTGAAGCCTCATAAATATGGTTGACAGCTTCGACCAAACTACCAAACTTGTTGTGGATAACTTTTCAGGTTAAACATGTAAAAATACTTTATCATTGTTTTGGTTACCTAAGCGGAAAAGAGCTCTGCTGAGGAGCAACTCTTCAGGAATAAGGTAGCTGGCTGCCGGAATGTGTAGTGAACCAGGAGCAGGATCTGTTCCTGGTTAATTCATATTCTAAAGGCCTTCATGCCTAATAAAACCTATGTGCTGTTTTCAAAATTATGCAGCGTCTTTTTAATTCTTATCTCAGGAGCCATTTTACTGAGCTTTTCTTCAAATTGGATTACGGTCATATAGCCTAGTTGCTCAACAGCTCGTTCATTATTCATCAGGTGAACGACCCTTTTGCAATAGCTCTTTAATTGATTGATGTTTTGAGGCTGCATGGCTTTTAGATACATATTTTTGATGATATGGTTAATCTGTTCGCCAGAGCCGTTTTCCCTACAGCTTTTGGCTCGACTGACCTTCATCTTCAGCTTTGATAAGGCAGATAGATAAAGGGCTGAGTCGTACTGTGAGCCGTTATCTGAGTGATGGATGCATCCTTCCCAATTGATATGCCTATTAAGAGCTACTGCTTGCTCCAGCGCTCTAAGTGCGGTCTCTTTTTTCATATTATCACTTGGGTATAAGCTCAAAAGTCGCTGTGAGTAAACCTCTTTCAAGATAAAAAGGTAGCTCCACCTGTCTACCAGCCAAAAGAAGGTAATATCCCCGACAATGAGCTGGCCAACATTGTCAAGCACCAAGTTATTAGTAAGGTTAGGGAATTTCTTAGCCCCTTTACCATCACTGGTTTTAGGAATAAACCGCTTAGACCTTCCAATCGTTAGACCGTTTCTGCTCAATAACTGTTCGAAAGCAGAGACTCCTATAGGGAGATCCATTCCAGCGGCTTTGAGGGAATAATACATCGTTCTACTTCCCATACCTGGGTGATGCATACGCCAGTTCCTGACCAATTCTAACACCTGAGCTTCTCGCCGGGACTTTTGAAGGAACCGCACTTTTGCTGCATGTACCCCTTGACGGCTGCCTCCCATCAAAGCGTGGAAGCTTTCCATGCTATACGCCCTTTCCAAACTTGCTAGGTGACCGACCACACTCAACCAAACTTTTTTTCAATATCCTCTCCATAATGCTGCTTTGCTGCAGCGATTACGGACTGCTGATAGTCAATCATCATCTGCTGATTTCCTATAAGACGTTCCATCTTTACCATCCGCTCCTGAAGCTCCACAACCTGCAAATAGTCACTCTCGGTCTCTACTACAATCCGTTCACTTGCCGGAGTAGACCGAAAACGATCAATCCACTTATAAATAGATGTTTCGCTAACTTGGTAGGTCTTCGACAGTTGAGATACGCTCATTTTACCCGTCTCGTACATCCGTACTTTATCTCTTTTGAAGCTTTCACTAAATACTCTTGATCTCATCTTATTCTAAATTTAATGAAAGTTATCCACACATTTTCTGTCAACGTATTTCATGAGGGATCAACTAAAAACTCAACACTCAATAACTCTATTACTCAATCATTCTATTACTTCACCCATTCTCTCACTCAAAATTCACTCATTAAAAAAGGCACTAACCCTCCGGCCAGCACCTTATTCAATTATTCTGTAACTCTATTACTCTGTAATTCAATTATTCACGCATTCTCTCATTAGCCTCTTCCTCATCCAGCAGCCCCTCGGCCTCCAGGTCCAGTATATGCTCCTGCACATCCAGCCTAAACTCATTCAGTGCCTTGCCATACTTCCACCAGCGGTACAGGTATAGGCCCGTAGCCATAGCCACTACCAGCAGCAGGGCCGCCAGGGCTATCAGGTAGCGCTGCTCCCGCTCCGCTGCATAGCGCTCGCGTATCGAACTTACCTCTACTTCCGCCACCCTAACACTGTTTTCGGCATTTACAGGTGTTATCTCGGCGTTCTTATTAGGAACATCTAATTTTGCTCTGAAGTAGCTACCATCTGCTCCCTGTAGTTCAAGTTTAAGTACCTGGGCCATGTCACTGACCCATAATGTCAAATCAGGATGGGCTAAAACCTCATTTGTAAGAAACCGGGCTTTGGCAATTTGACCATTTTTAAAATAAGCTTCTGCTAGATTTACTCCTACTAAAGGAGTGCTTTTCATTTCTTTGGCAAGGGTGAGAGTATTAATAGCATAAGAGTATTCTCGGGTTTGTAAATACAAGTACCCTAAATTGACCAACGCCCAAAATCGAGTCTCTTGTGCTTCACCTTCATTAAGGATTTCTTTAAATGCTCTTTCTGCATGCGAATATTTTTCTAACTCTAAATAGCAAAGCCCTATCCAGTTTTTTAAATCTAAAATTTGTTTACTATTATTTGATAGCTTAATAGCCTGCTCAAGGCTACGAATTGCTTTTTCTTGATCATTGCTGTATTTGTAGCATAAGGCTTTTAACCAAAAAACATCATAAGAATCAGGAACAGAATCTAGATAGATTAAAGCTTTTTTATATGATCCTGCATAAAAATAGGCGTAGGCCAGATTGAATTGTACATCTTCTTTAAACTTGCCTTGCCCGCTAAACTTGTTGGCTACTTCTAGATTAGTAATTGCAGAAGATACATTCTTGACTGCAAGGGCCTCTTTGCCTGCCTCAAAGTAGGCATGTGCATATTCCGCTTCCATTTCTTCGGCCTGGTTACAGGCCATGGTACATAGCCCCAGCAGGGCCACTAGCACATAGCGTAGGTTCT
It contains:
- a CDS encoding tetratricopeptide repeat protein, with the protein product MKKNLRYVLVALLGLCTMACNQAEEMEAEYAHAYFEAGKEALAVKNVSSAITNLEVANKFSGQGKFKEDVQFNLAYAYFYAGSYKKALIYLDSVPDSYDVFWLKALCYKYSNDQEKAIRSLEQAIKLSNNSKQILDLKNWIGLCYLELEKYSHAERAFKEILNEGEAQETRFWALVNLGYLYLQTREYSYAINTLTLAKEMKSTPLVGVNLAEAYFKNGQIAKARFLTNEVLAHPDLTLWVSDMAQVLKLELQGADGSYFRAKLDVPNKNAEITPVNAENSVRVAEVEVSSIRERYAAEREQRYLIALAALLLVVAMATGLYLYRWWKYGKALNEFRLDVQEHILDLEAEGLLDEEEANERMRE
- a CDS encoding transposase, translated to MESFHALMGGSRQGVHAAKVRFLQKSRREAQVLELVRNWRMHHPGMGSRTMYYSLKAAGMDLPIGVSAFEQLLSRNGLTIGRSKRFIPKTSDGKGAKKFPNLTNNLVLDNVGQLIVGDITFFWLVDRWSYLFILKEVYSQRLLSLYPSDNMKKETALRALEQAVALNRHINWEGCIHHSDNGSQYDSALYLSALSKLKMKVSRAKSCRENGSGEQINHIIKNMYLKAMQPQNINQLKSYCKRVVHLMNNERAVEQLGYMTVIQFEEKLSKMAPEIRIKKTLHNFENST
- a CDS encoding T9SS type A sorting domain-containing protein, which produces MKNVTRSLLAMVAGLCFSLSALAQAEDDVHDRMRHIFAQVDPAYVPSNLLYDYGYNLADVAPYQGQPGTTAATDYLGWQALYASLYSMQFSTYTLQEPAVVHQRIMQSAVAVTETLGDNGVSSPVTMPVMDYAYQRFRTDALPGGYVEIVNEQVVHKQGNPFTTAHAVAMVPRRNQLRGPSQTFVFVDSLYFTNTGTPLPALSVDLGDGSGYRTVSWNSPVAAWYGTDGRKDIRLRMSHADGTLREAYTQVQISGVPALAKSAPATRYAGNPRDVEVFSFLEPEAVVTRVYANNDGVLRKPFIVVEGFDPWHLIYPDDPTQNYDVNDFLEDRNNGGLNRIIDIDYPNQRLSDFLEENGYDIVFVDWVDGSDIYSPNMNILLQVIQAVNDDKAAAGSTEPNVMLGLSMGGIQGANALLLAEEQDYDHQISLFINNDVPYQGANVPVAFQLGLKHVAGLKLKVGPVFGLLGKKLLVREMVPAIQTGMDVLNSYGANSLLRYQARNEGNTVALDADPIDLRGLEFTRQYPFVDPARTRMVALANGHECGDRQAFAAGTSLFQLSGTYSLPYLWNLLGTALTPLTSRPGLFVLGPVTTQNDLKWDIKLNALPDDGPARIYRNKVWMEKKILWTIPVSQALTDVNIDSQAGMLPLDNAPGGTMGMSAVDEEVPEEVLELLPVTEFSFVPTVSALDVQEPDGSLPSQEALYLRYSGTAAMPTGLQTPMVNYITENVTNQPHLLLSQTKGQWLAGELEGLSLGQPCAGRCGWRPEVSLPGTVCSGDEVTLSVNNPFGFPLTWIADERLEVIAESGNTLTVRTPEGMTGTSYGIRVSLDAGDCGTYRTPTAYLSVGDLDQQALSGELQGSSTLSLGSETTFYVSAVSNVESYEWLVPEGWQVQNLGWKANITPTTTGTARVMVKLRNGCNFATDYIDVCVSGNGYSCGGLSEPCGTVTDPCESPDKPTERSVLPEFYPNPAGNVITVRFPQEAGQQPGRNLYRVRIRDNRMQTVRQQQDHAPAYTLDVSDLPAGLYTIELWWKGGSVTEQLIID
- a CDS encoding transposase produces the protein MRSRVFSESFKRDKVRMYETGKMSVSQLSKTYQVSETSIYKWIDRFRSTPASERIVVETESDYLQVVELQERMVKMERLIGNQQMMIDYQQSVIAAAKQHYGEDIEKKFG